CGGTGCGATTACTAAGGACGTTTCCAGCGGCGTCGCGAACCGTCGCTGTGAGCGGAAGCTGGCTGCCCGGCTGTACGGTGCCTGCCGCCGGCGTGAGCACGATGCTGCTCACTGGCACCGGCGTGACCGTGACCGCGGCGGTTGCGCTACGTCCCTCCGACGTCACGCTGATGGTGGCAGTACCGGCACTAACCGCTGTGACCACGCCGCCCTGCGAGACACTGGCGACGCCCGGGGACAGGCTGCTCCAGCTGAGGATACGCCCGGTCAACACGTTGCCAGCATTGTCGCGCACGACGGCCGCCAGTGGAGCGCTGGAGCCCACGGTGAGGGTCGCGGTCGCTGGCGTCAGGCTGATCGTGGCGATCGACGGCGCCGACACGGTCAGCGCACCGACGGCGATCTCGCCGAGGGCCGATGCGAGGATGCTGGTGCGGCCGGGGGCAAGTGTCGTGACGAGTCCGGTCGCACTCACCGTCGCCACGCTTTGCACGCTGCTACTCCACTGCACGGTCGGCGTCGGACTGCAGTTGGTGGCATTGAACGTCGCGGTGAACTGCCGCGTTTCACCCGCGGTCACCGTACTCGTTTCCGGAGAAACGCGCACGCTCGATACCGCGCAGGGTTGCGTTGTGGGGTCTCCCGAACTGCCGCAGGCAGCCATCGCACCGCTGAGAAGTACGGAAAGCGCAGCAACGCCCAACTGACGGCTGAAAGCGGCGCTCGAACGGTGGAAGGGTCGACTATTTCTCGACATGCAACACTCCGTGGATATGAATGGTGAGCAGGGTGATCACTTCGCTGTGTGCCTGCTGAAGCGCGAGCGAGAGCGCCGTCCACCGTCCAGTGTCCTGGAGGGTGGCATCAGCCCCGTGAGCGAGCAGGGTGGCTACGGCTGCCGGGTGTCCCCAGAGCGCGGCCTTCATCAACGCGCTCGAGCCGTCTCCGGATCGAGCGTTCACCGCCGCGCCGGCG
The sequence above is a segment of the Gemmatimonas sp. genome. Coding sequences within it:
- a CDS encoding ankyrin repeat domain-containing protein, which gives rise to MHSELCDAAGRGDVRVMRRLLADGADPDVATADGNRALMYAAIVGSADAIALLLDAGAAVNARSGDGSSALMKAALWGHPAAVATLLAHGADATLQDTGRWTALSLALQQAHSEVITLLTIHIHGVLHVEK